In Drosophila subpulchrella strain 33 F10 #4 breed RU33 chromosome 3R, RU_Dsub_v1.1 Primary Assembly, whole genome shotgun sequence, the following are encoded in one genomic region:
- the LOC119562955 gene encoding uridine diphosphate glucose pyrophosphatase NUDT14, translated as MFKVLGALCRSWCSAAQSGVRSPSSCISRIWFGPLPKDSIWIKPGRLHYLESDVEKQVDIIKTIDGVVVLLYNKSREKLIFVRQFRGAVYQGIYSAGSSAMAVGEANLEKFPPEVGVTLELCGGAVDKDKSLKEIAKEEVLEECGYEVPTESLQHVFDYRSGIGTSSSAMTLYYCEVCDGQKVSEGGGVNTENIQVLEMSVEESRKLVQTGATTNGGPSCLVGLLWFFLFKAPKVTT; from the coding sequence ATGTTCAAAGTACTCGGCGCCCTTTGTCGATCTTGGTGTTCGGCTGCCCAATCGGGTGTTAGGAGCCCATCAAGCTGTATATCGAGGATTTGGTTCGGTCCCCTACCCAAGGATTCCATTTGGATTAAGCCAGGTCGCCTACACTATCTTGAAAGTGATGTGGAAAAGCAGGTGGACATTATAAAAACCATAGATGGTGTGGTGGTGCTGTTGTACAACAAATCCCGTGAGAAACTGATCTTCGTACGACAGTTTAGAGGAGCGGTTTACCAGGGAATTTATTCAGCTGGTAGTTCAGCCATGGCCGTAGGAGAAGCTAATCTGGAGAAGTTTCCTCCGGAAGTAGGAGTTACTTTGGAACTTTGTGGCGGGGCCGTTGACAAGGACAAAAGCTTAAAGGAAATTGCCAAGGAGGAAGTTCTGGAAGAGTGTGGATACGAGGTGCCCACGGAATCCCTGCAGCATGTATTCGATTATAGATCGGGTATTGGAACATCTAGCAGTGCTATGACTTTATATTACTGCGAGGTGTGCGATGGTCAGAAAGTCTCGGAAGGTGGTGGTGTTAATACGGAAAACATCCAGGTGTTGGAGATGTCTGTGGAGGAGTCAAGGAAGCTGGTTCAAACAGGAGCCACAACCAATGGGGGGCCTTCCTGTTTGGTGGGATTACTATGGTTCTTTCTCTTTAAGGCTCCCAAGGTGACCACTTAG
- the LOC119563441 gene encoding uridine diphosphate glucose pyrophosphatase NUDT14 yields the protein MENVSKIWLGPLPEDSPYVKPFRLYYVQNGVEKNWDLLKVHDSVAIILYNTSRQKLVLVRQFRPAVYHGIISSAQGSFDKVDLKEFPPAIGVTLELCAGIVDKSKSWVEIAREEVVEECGYDVPVERIEEVMVYRSGVGSSGAKQTMYYCEVTDADKATSGGGVEDEIIEVVELSLEEAKRMIQQGAVNNSPPSCLMGLMWFFANRAPGAKA from the exons ATGGAAAACGTTTCCAAGATCTGGCTGGGACCTCTGCCCGAGGATTCTCCCTACGTGAAACCCTTCCGCCTGTACTACGTTCAGAACGGCGTGGAGAAGAACTGGGATCTGCTGAAGGTCCATGATAGCGTGGCCATCATCCTCTACAACACTTCTCGCCAGAAGCTTGTCCTGGTCCGTCAGTTCCGACCCGCTGTCTACCACGGCATCATCTCCAGCGCCCAGGGCAGCTTCGATAAGGTGGACCTCAAGGAGTTCCCGCCCGCCATCGGGGTCACCTTGGAACTGTGCGCCGGGATCGTGGACAAGTCCAAGAGCTGGGTGGAGATCGCCCGGGAGGAGGTGGTGGAGGAGTGTGGATACGATGTCCCTGTGGAGAGGATCGAGGAGGTCATGGTCTACAG ATCTGGCGTCGGCTCATCGGGTGCCAAGCAAACCATGTACTACTGCGAGGTGACCGACGCGGACAAGGCCACCAGTGGCGGCGGAGTCGAGGACGAGATCATCGAGGTGGTGGAGCTGTCCCTGGAGGAGGCCAAGCGGATGATCCAGCAGGGCGCCGTGAACAACAGCCCGCCCAGCTGCCTCATGGGCTTGATGTGGTTCTTCGCCAACAGGGCACCAGGTGCGAAGGCCTAG